In Lysinibacillus sp. FSL M8-0337, the following proteins share a genomic window:
- a CDS encoding Ig-like domain-containing protein, whose protein sequence is MDIKLNTRKILVTLCLMLVISIILSFSTQFTYAASNNQLPVVVASERIPKQTITLGQPQKVIDLSKVFYDADGDTLTYKVMSTPFGIVSTQVNGDQLIIEGVAPGNTRIKVTADDGKLGRAMTSFEVEVLPQANTDPVVAEALTNQTLAVNSADSTIDISNVFTDADNDVLTLSAVSNDTDIATVSLNGTILSISPQKVGAATITLTATDGNGGTISTNFTVTVTAASSNHAPIVAKTIKDQRGNENGVIWNIELNDVFTDEDQDALTLSVNSSNEAVAAVTLNGTTLSLQPKAIGSSTITVTAKDGNGGQVSTTFIVAIEAPTLFISDFLQGGNGRDVIQLSNPKLEDAFGYEIVLHQYNPTTSTRNVERVEMFSSNIASYVVINELFYDFFDLTNATYYNTEFHVANGSYIVAIALERNGQIVDLLGDPTSTTALLPNDGGLARYSRFQSGSSIFESSEWRQLQPGDYSTIK, encoded by the coding sequence TTGGATATTAAATTAAATACGAGAAAAATTTTAGTAACGCTCTGTTTAATGTTGGTTATTTCTATTATTCTTAGTTTCTCTACACAATTCACTTATGCGGCTTCGAACAATCAATTGCCTGTTGTTGTAGCATCTGAGAGAATCCCAAAGCAAACTATTACACTGGGACAACCGCAAAAGGTGATTGACTTAAGTAAGGTATTCTATGATGCCGATGGAGACACATTAACTTATAAGGTTATGTCAACTCCTTTTGGAATTGTTTCGACACAAGTTAACGGCGACCAACTTATTATTGAAGGGGTAGCACCTGGCAATACAAGAATAAAAGTAACTGCAGATGATGGGAAGTTAGGACGAGCTATGACCAGCTTCGAAGTGGAAGTTTTACCTCAAGCCAATACAGATCCCGTAGTAGCAGAGGCTCTTACAAATCAAACATTAGCTGTTAATAGCGCGGATAGTACTATTGATATTAGCAATGTATTTACAGATGCAGATAATGATGTTTTAACATTGAGTGCCGTATCGAATGATACAGACATAGCTACTGTTAGTTTGAATGGCACAATTTTGAGCATTTCACCCCAAAAAGTTGGTGCAGCTACGATTACTTTAACGGCTACTGATGGCAATGGGGGCACTATTTCAACAAACTTTACAGTAACAGTTACAGCAGCTTCTTCTAATCATGCGCCAATCGTAGCGAAAACGATTAAAGATCAACGAGGAAATGAAAATGGAGTTATTTGGAATATAGAACTGAACGATGTATTTACCGACGAAGATCAAGATGCCTTAACATTAAGTGTGAATTCAAGTAATGAGGCAGTTGCTGCTGTTACTTTAAATGGGACTACTCTCTCACTACAACCGAAAGCAATCGGATCAAGCACAATTACAGTAACAGCTAAAGATGGTAATGGTGGACAAGTGTCAACGACTTTTATAGTAGCAATTGAAGCACCGACATTATTTATATCTGACTTTTTGCAAGGTGGGAACGGTAGAGATGTTATCCAACTATCTAATCCTAAATTAGAAGACGCTTTTGGATATGAAATTGTACTCCATCAGTATAATCCAACAACGAGCACTCGCAATGTTGAGAGAGTAGAGATGTTTAGTTCAAATATTGCAAGTTACGTCGTAATTAATGAATTATTTTATGATTTTTTTGATCTAACAAATGCGACATATTATAATACAGAGTTCCATGTTGCAAATGGTAGTTATATTGTAGCCATCGCTTTAGAGCGCAATGGTCAAATCGTCGATTTACTAGGAGATCCAACTTCGACAACTGCTCTTTTACCGAATGATGGTGGTCTTGCACGATATAGCAGATTCCAATCAGGGTCTTCAATCTTTGAAAGCTCTGAATGGAGACAGTTACAGCCTGGTGATTATTCTACTATTAAATAA
- a CDS encoding immunoglobulin-like domain-containing protein produces MLILIALALCLAPMSNASAAQNDLGSFNNASNIEDMKSAMLKDWNVLHYTAGAHQLYLNFKLADQNELANWMIEKRPQAGYNSITLLRQTYLNALTARSFLINVNSAADAFELWTVFEEETQLDLNDYNLLTTEEQDEVCKQLLQVRPTEGFDKIEMLQTEINTILYQVLSNKVQNDKSSLAVLYSAGDSATSVTQKLTLPTVGMNGTTISWSSNKSDIIANDGKVTRPTALQGNQTVMLTATISKGNVTESKTFTIIVKALSNSTNANLKNLTISSGTLSPAFNKDIKTYTAKVSAGVDSVIITPTVEDSKSTVTVNGTLATQPVKLAIGLNTISVMVTAVDGAYQQYTIVISKEAPPATSDSNNSSDIPSTTPTPDPAPTDAAIIIVNGEEMSLGKAIKSTVNNQKVITLLADSAKLQEKLQTSGNHAIITIPISDTNADMIIGELDGEIVKTMENKQATIVVQTPTASYKLPAQQINIDAISQQLGATVALKDIKIRIELAKVTAEAAHIVDTTANEQNFSLVTKPIDFKVTYTFGNTTGEISKFNTYIERTIALPNDTDLSKITTGVVVRPDGTTYHVPTKVVQKEGKYYAVINSLTNSLYTVVWHPVAFNDVTTHWAKDSINNLGSRFIIDGTSNGVFEPNKDITRSQFVAIMVRGLGLKPSEGTIKYSDVAQDAWYAHYLNTATEYNLIQGYSNGKFGPNDKITRQQAMTILARALSLTDINTDITEEEVNTILAPFSDNQKIADDAKRYIALSVKTGLVTGRSNQIVAPTDNITRAEVAVIIERFLKTSKLID; encoded by the coding sequence TTGCTCATTTTAATTGCATTGGCGCTATGCTTAGCGCCAATGTCTAACGCCTCAGCAGCACAAAATGACTTAGGTTCTTTTAATAATGCTAGTAATATAGAGGATATGAAATCCGCAATGCTGAAAGATTGGAATGTATTACACTATACAGCGGGTGCACATCAATTGTATTTAAATTTCAAATTAGCGGATCAGAATGAATTAGCCAATTGGATGATAGAGAAGCGTCCACAAGCTGGTTATAATTCAATTACTTTGTTAAGACAGACCTATTTAAATGCTCTCACAGCTCGTTCATTTTTAATAAATGTCAATAGTGCTGCTGATGCTTTTGAGTTATGGACAGTATTTGAAGAAGAAACACAGTTGGACTTGAATGACTACAATTTGTTAACTACGGAAGAACAAGATGAAGTGTGTAAACAATTGCTTCAAGTTCGACCTACTGAAGGTTTTGATAAAATAGAAATGTTACAAACTGAAATCAATACCATACTTTATCAAGTGCTGTCGAATAAAGTGCAAAACGATAAAAGTTCCTTGGCAGTGTTATATAGCGCAGGGGATTCAGCAACATCAGTCACACAAAAACTTACATTACCGACTGTAGGTATGAATGGCACAACAATTAGTTGGTCATCCAATAAGTCTGACATTATAGCGAATGATGGCAAGGTGACTCGACCGACTGCATTGCAGGGTAATCAAACAGTTATGTTAACGGCTACTATTTCAAAAGGAAATGTAACAGAATCGAAAACATTCACAATTATTGTGAAAGCTTTATCAAATTCTACAAATGCGAATTTGAAAAATTTAACGATTTCAAGCGGTACATTAAGCCCTGCCTTTAACAAAGATATAAAAACATATACAGCAAAAGTTTCTGCTGGAGTAGATAGTGTCATCATTACACCGACCGTAGAAGATAGCAAATCCACAGTTACTGTAAACGGAACATTAGCTACACAGCCTGTAAAACTAGCAATAGGTTTAAATACAATTTCTGTGATGGTAACAGCTGTTGATGGAGCATATCAGCAGTACACCATTGTAATTTCAAAGGAAGCGCCTCCTGCTACAAGTGATAGTAACAATAGCTCTGACATACCAAGCACAACGCCGACACCAGATCCGGCACCGACAGATGCAGCAATTATTATCGTCAACGGCGAAGAGATGTCACTTGGTAAGGCTATAAAATCGACAGTTAATAATCAGAAGGTGATTACACTGCTGGCGGATTCAGCGAAACTTCAAGAAAAGCTACAAACTTCAGGGAATCACGCTATCATAACGATTCCTATTAGTGACACCAATGCAGACATGATTATCGGTGAACTAGATGGTGAAATCGTGAAAACTATGGAGAATAAGCAGGCAACAATTGTCGTCCAAACACCGACAGCCTCTTATAAATTACCAGCCCAACAAATTAATATTGATGCCATCTCGCAACAATTAGGCGCAACAGTTGCTCTAAAAGATATTAAAATTCGTATAGAGCTTGCTAAAGTAACGGCAGAAGCAGCACATATAGTAGATACTACCGCAAATGAACAGAATTTCTCTTTAGTGACAAAGCCAATTGACTTTAAAGTGACTTATACATTTGGAAACACTACAGGTGAAATAAGTAAATTTAACACCTATATAGAACGTACGATTGCACTTCCAAACGATACGGATTTAAGCAAAATCACAACAGGTGTTGTCGTGAGACCGGATGGCACAACTTACCACGTGCCAACGAAAGTTGTTCAAAAAGAAGGAAAGTACTATGCAGTAATCAATAGTTTAACAAATAGTTTATATACTGTTGTATGGCATCCTGTTGCATTTAATGATGTAACAACCCATTGGGCAAAGGATAGCATTAATAATCTTGGCTCTCGCTTCATTATTGATGGCACGAGTAATGGTGTATTTGAACCAAATAAAGATATTACACGTTCGCAATTTGTTGCCATAATGGTGCGCGGCTTAGGGTTGAAGCCAAGTGAAGGTACAATCAAATATAGTGACGTTGCACAAGATGCATGGTACGCGCACTATTTAAATACAGCTACAGAATATAATTTAATTCAAGGCTATAGTAACGGCAAATTTGGACCAAATGATAAAATAACACGTCAGCAAGCGATGACGATTTTAGCCAGAGCATTGTCTCTAACGGATATCAATACAGATATCACAGAGGAAGAAGTTAATACAATTTTAGCGCCATTTAGTGACAATCAAAAAATTGCCGATGATGCAAAACGTTACATAGCCCTATCAGTGAAAACAGGCCTTGTGACAGGAAGAAGCAATCAAATAGTAGCCCCAACAGATAATATTACACGTGCAGAGGTTGCAGTAATAATCGAGCGCTTCCTAAAAACTTCAAAGTTAATTGATTAA
- a CDS encoding DHHA1 domain-containing protein: MKELLYYQNAMQQEFTATVVHTGSEPDGRQYVVLSNTAFYPTGGGQPHDTGTLNNTNVIDVEKIDDEIRHYIEGEASNFSGEVHGKLNWKRRFDHMQQHAGQHILTAAFVELFDAPTVSFHLGSEQVTIDIAVDSLSNEQLAAAEARANDIILENRPIETKWITEQQLVDYNLRKEVAVTGDIRLVIIPDFDYNGCGGTHPTSTGQVSAIKILGTEKMKGNVRVSFVCGGRVLAELAMRKTVLADVARQLSVPETEAATALTKLLASQKTTEKALVAAREELLAFEAKALASSDTHIIATAFHNRTIQELQKLARFIIAERADVIALLVSENEDKLQFVAARGTQVEASMKELAAKALPFINGKGGGSDQMVQGGGERIITCEQLLTAMQDALQ, translated from the coding sequence ATGAAAGAGCTACTATATTATCAAAACGCTATGCAACAAGAATTTACAGCAACGGTTGTACATACTGGTAGTGAGCCTGATGGACGCCAGTACGTTGTGCTTTCTAATACCGCCTTTTACCCAACAGGTGGTGGTCAACCACATGATACAGGTACTTTAAACAATACTAACGTAATCGATGTCGAAAAAATTGACGATGAAATTCGCCACTATATCGAAGGTGAAGCTTCCAATTTCTCTGGTGAAGTACATGGCAAATTGAACTGGAAACGCAGATTCGATCATATGCAACAGCACGCTGGACAGCATATTTTAACAGCAGCATTTGTCGAACTTTTTGATGCACCAACCGTAAGCTTTCACCTCGGTAGTGAGCAAGTTACGATAGATATTGCTGTAGATTCATTATCAAACGAACAGCTTGCGGCGGCTGAAGCTCGGGCAAATGATATTATTTTAGAAAACCGTCCAATAGAAACAAAATGGATTACCGAACAGCAACTTGTTGACTATAACTTGCGTAAAGAGGTAGCTGTCACAGGAGATATTCGATTAGTCATCATCCCTGATTTCGACTACAATGGCTGCGGCGGTACACACCCGACATCTACTGGACAAGTTAGCGCAATTAAAATTCTAGGGACAGAAAAAATGAAAGGAAATGTGCGTGTCTCCTTTGTATGCGGAGGGCGAGTTTTAGCAGAGCTAGCAATGCGAAAAACCGTACTGGCGGACGTGGCAAGGCAGTTAAGTGTGCCTGAAACCGAAGCAGCAACTGCACTTACAAAGCTTTTAGCAAGCCAAAAAACGACAGAAAAAGCGCTTGTAGCCGCAAGAGAAGAATTGCTTGCTTTTGAGGCAAAAGCATTAGCTTCTAGTGATACACATATTATCGCTACTGCTTTTCATAATCGCACGATACAAGAGCTCCAAAAATTAGCTCGTTTTATTATTGCTGAACGTGCTGATGTTATTGCCCTACTCGTTTCAGAAAATGAAGATAAATTACAATTTGTTGCTGCTCGTGGTACACAAGTAGAAGCTAGCATGAAAGAGCTTGCTGCAAAAGCTTTACCATTTATTAATGGTAAGGGTGGTGGTAGCGATCAGATGGTGCAAGGCGGTGGTGAGCGCATAATTACTTGCGAACAACTGCTCACTGCTATGCAAGATGCGCTACAATAA
- a CDS encoding DUF6509 family protein, giving the protein MDITQFSMEEILDPTNIIEGKRFEFILDVDIDEEDELYHEAGIEIRVLIGEKEGAPFILNYFIMEKAKGEYLDFALEEDELEEILTFCKEEITKA; this is encoded by the coding sequence ATGGATATTACACAATTCTCGATGGAAGAAATTTTAGATCCGACGAATATTATTGAAGGTAAACGTTTTGAATTTATTTTAGATGTGGACATTGACGAAGAGGATGAGCTATACCATGAAGCAGGTATTGAAATTCGTGTTTTAATTGGTGAAAAAGAAGGGGCTCCATTTATTCTAAATTATTTCATTATGGAAAAGGCAAAGGGAGAGTATTTAGACTTTGCACTGGAAGAGGATGAATTAGAAGAAATTTTAACGTTCTGCAAAGAAGAAATAACAAAAGCCTAA
- a CDS encoding FAD-dependent oxidoreductase: MKFVIIGGDAAGMSAAMEIYRNVPGAEITSLERGFIYSYGQCGLPYVVDGRISSTKRLIARDVETFRDKYGIDARVGHEVERIDVENQLVTGTQFSGEPFEIAYDKLLIATGADPIMPVKKGAELAGIHKIKTIPGLEDLLADLSPTIEQVTILGGGYIGLEMAETIHACNKKVRLIQRGSQVANILDEELAKHVHDEAKKQGIELLLNTHVEGFEGSSRVERIITNNGVLETDLVIVAAGIKPNTQFLDGTNIALAKNGAIVVNRHLETSVENIYAAGDCATHFHIVKERLDYIPLGTTANKQGRLAGLNMSGKFAPFRGIVGTSIMKFFDLTIATTGINENTAKKLGFDYEAYKFSARHIAGYYPGAQRMYIKIVVQKRDQQLLGAQIVGPAGVDKRIDVFATALYNKMTLPDLLDLDLAYAPPFNGVWDPLQQAARMNGRI, encoded by the coding sequence ATGAAGTTCGTAATCATTGGGGGAGATGCGGCGGGGATGTCAGCCGCTATGGAGATTTATAGAAATGTACCAGGAGCAGAAATTACCTCTTTAGAGCGTGGATTTATTTATTCATATGGACAATGTGGATTACCTTATGTAGTAGATGGTCGGATTTCATCGACAAAACGCCTAATCGCGCGAGATGTGGAAACGTTCCGTGATAAATATGGGATTGATGCGCGTGTTGGACATGAGGTCGAGCGCATCGATGTGGAGAACCAGCTTGTTACGGGTACGCAATTTTCAGGCGAACCATTCGAAATTGCTTATGATAAGCTTCTGATCGCTACTGGAGCGGATCCAATAATGCCCGTTAAGAAAGGTGCGGAATTAGCTGGCATTCATAAAATTAAAACAATTCCTGGATTAGAAGATTTATTGGCCGATTTATCGCCAACTATCGAACAGGTGACCATTCTTGGTGGAGGCTATATCGGACTTGAAATGGCCGAAACGATTCATGCATGTAATAAAAAAGTTCGACTGATTCAACGAGGCAGTCAAGTTGCCAATATTTTAGATGAAGAACTAGCAAAGCATGTTCATGATGAGGCGAAAAAACAAGGTATAGAGCTTCTATTAAATACGCATGTTGAAGGCTTTGAAGGCTCTTCGCGAGTTGAACGAATCATTACAAATAATGGCGTGTTAGAGACGGATTTAGTAATTGTCGCTGCTGGCATAAAACCAAACACACAATTTTTAGATGGGACAAACATTGCACTAGCTAAAAATGGAGCCATCGTTGTGAATCGCCATTTAGAGACGTCGGTTGAGAATATTTATGCGGCTGGAGATTGTGCAACCCATTTTCATATTGTAAAGGAACGCTTAGATTATATACCTCTTGGAACGACAGCAAATAAGCAGGGGCGCTTAGCTGGGCTTAATATGTCTGGAAAGTTTGCACCGTTTCGGGGCATTGTCGGCACTTCTATAATGAAATTTTTTGATTTGACAATCGCTACTACAGGCATCAATGAAAATACGGCCAAAAAGCTTGGGTTCGATTACGAAGCATATAAATTTTCAGCACGTCATATTGCAGGTTACTACCCAGGCGCACAACGGATGTATATTAAAATCGTTGTCCAAAAGAGAGATCAGCAACTGTTAGGTGCACAAATCGTTGGACCTGCTGGTGTAGATAAACGCATTGATGTTTTTGCTACCGCTTTATACAATAAAATGACATTACCGGACTTACTCGATTTAGATTTAGCGTATGCACCACCTTTCAATGGGGTATGGGATCCATTACAGCAAGCTGCAAGAATGAATGGACGGATATAG
- a CDS encoding ABC transporter ATP-binding protein, translating to MTPLLKVKNVGKTYGKGANTFTALANITFDVAQGEFVGVMGPSGAGKSTLLNVLATIDTPTTGDIVIGNTNLAHMKDTQLADFRRDNLGFIFQDYNLLDSLTVRENIVLPLAIAKVPQKEIATRVERIAQLFGISKLLDKYPYQISGGQKQRTASSRALVTAPKLIFADEPTGALDSKSATDLLESLSDLNQSHAATIMMVTHDAFAASFCQRILFIQDGQLSKEIHRGIQTRKQFFQEILQVLAGIGGGVNDVI from the coding sequence ATGACGCCATTATTAAAAGTAAAAAATGTAGGTAAAACATATGGCAAAGGCGCGAATACATTTACAGCGCTAGCGAATATAACATTTGATGTAGCACAAGGTGAGTTTGTTGGTGTAATGGGGCCTTCTGGGGCAGGGAAATCGACGCTTTTAAATGTATTAGCAACCATTGATACGCCAACAACGGGTGATATTGTAATAGGTAATACAAATTTAGCGCATATGAAAGATACGCAGTTAGCAGATTTTCGTCGTGATAATTTAGGGTTTATCTTCCAAGATTACAATTTGCTCGATTCATTAACAGTGCGTGAAAATATTGTACTACCACTTGCCATTGCAAAGGTACCTCAGAAAGAAATTGCTACAAGGGTAGAGCGTATTGCACAGTTGTTTGGTATTAGTAAGCTACTCGATAAATACCCTTACCAAATTTCAGGTGGTCAAAAGCAAAGAACAGCATCATCTCGTGCATTAGTAACAGCGCCAAAGCTTATTTTCGCTGATGAACCAACAGGAGCACTCGATTCAAAATCAGCGACAGATTTACTTGAAAGTTTAAGTGATTTGAATCAATCCCATGCTGCAACTATCATGATGGTGACACACGATGCGTTTGCAGCAAGCTTCTGTCAACGCATTCTCTTTATACAAGATGGGCAGCTTTCCAAGGAAATTCATCGTGGGATACAAACGAGAAAGCAGTTTTTCCAAGAGATATTACAGGTGCTTGCAGGCATCGGAGGTGGAGTAAATGACGTTATTTAG
- a CDS encoding ABC transporter permease codes for MTLFSLARKNIQRNLSNYFLYIASMVFSIVIYFTFVTLKYNDELAASTNMSQQIKGLMSASSIVLLFFIVIFIAYSNSFFMKKRKKEVALYSLLGVRKQKIGLMLFFENLVIGLLSLILGIVLGFFMSKVLLTILVRLMGYQVVANLTFTPEAVLQTAGIFAVLFLFTSLQGYRVIYQFKLIDLFHAEKQGEKIPRASLLAAILGTVFISFSYYTASTDIFTSSIWKLFTILGTPLLVIGMTITGTYLLFHSVSVFVLTALKNATSWSWRGLNLIGVSQLLYRIRANAKSLSIIAILSATTITAGGGVFGMYYNTEASVRLVSPNTFMWKGEAVEFDQQNVLYNETIDAKNLRVDNEFAFFEYTLLKESDYNRLATLQDTNRELHIADGSAILLDVNFDERFSHDFTGEHFKLQSGESFYIDKMYTDSVLNFMSAGTVLVVNDQTFDTTNAEAVTMQVVGMENDLKQQRVSKEIYEQLSTEQQEWFSSVPQSYEDGLGTVGSLLFVGSFLGLVFLAATGSIIYFKVLTEAEEDQAKYAVLNKIGVNSKQILRTVAGQVAVIFGAPLVVGIVHSAFALLAFSQLFNMDITKPVLLWMIAYSVIYGLYYLFTVRSFYKIVRQGN; via the coding sequence ATGACGTTATTTAGCTTGGCGCGCAAAAATATTCAGCGCAATTTGTCGAATTATTTTTTATACATCGCTTCGATGGTGTTTAGCATCGTCATTTACTTTACATTTGTCACGTTAAAATACAATGATGAGCTTGCGGCTTCAACAAATATGTCGCAACAAATTAAAGGACTGATGAGTGCATCGTCGATTGTACTTTTATTTTTCATTGTGATTTTTATCGCGTATTCCAATTCGTTTTTTATGAAGAAGCGAAAAAAAGAAGTGGCACTCTATTCACTATTAGGTGTACGTAAGCAAAAAATTGGATTAATGCTCTTTTTTGAGAACTTAGTAATTGGGCTTTTATCATTGATTTTAGGCATTGTACTAGGCTTTTTTATGTCAAAGGTGCTATTAACAATTTTAGTGCGACTGATGGGCTATCAAGTCGTAGCAAATTTAACATTTACACCAGAAGCAGTGCTTCAAACAGCAGGGATTTTTGCGGTGTTATTCTTATTTACTTCCTTACAGGGCTACAGAGTTATCTATCAATTTAAACTAATCGATTTGTTTCATGCAGAGAAGCAAGGGGAGAAAATTCCCCGTGCATCCCTTTTGGCAGCAATACTAGGCACAGTGTTTATTAGCTTTAGTTATTACACGGCCTCTACAGATATTTTCACAAGCTCTATTTGGAAACTATTCACGATTCTTGGTACACCACTTCTAGTAATTGGTATGACAATTACAGGGACATACTTATTGTTCCATAGTGTCAGCGTGTTTGTGCTGACGGCGCTGAAAAACGCTACCTCATGGTCGTGGAGAGGGCTAAATTTAATAGGTGTTTCACAGCTACTGTATCGTATACGTGCAAATGCTAAATCGTTGTCTATCATCGCGATTCTAAGCGCTACAACGATTACGGCAGGTGGTGGCGTTTTTGGAATGTACTACAATACCGAAGCATCAGTGCGTCTTGTGTCACCAAACACATTTATGTGGAAAGGTGAAGCAGTAGAGTTTGACCAACAGAACGTCTTATACAATGAAACGATTGATGCCAAAAATTTACGTGTCGATAATGAATTTGCTTTTTTTGAATATACATTATTGAAGGAATCGGATTACAATCGTTTAGCGACATTACAAGATACAAATCGTGAACTGCATATAGCAGATGGTTCAGCTATACTACTTGATGTTAATTTTGATGAACGTTTTTCACATGACTTTACCGGTGAACACTTTAAATTGCAGAGTGGGGAATCCTTTTATATCGACAAAATGTACACAGATAGTGTGCTAAACTTTATGTCAGCTGGTACGGTGCTTGTCGTAAACGACCAAACATTTGATACGACGAATGCCGAAGCGGTAACGATGCAGGTTGTTGGCATGGAGAATGATTTGAAGCAGCAACGTGTGTCTAAAGAAATTTATGAACAACTATCAACGGAGCAACAAGAGTGGTTTTCAAGTGTTCCGCAAAGCTACGAGGATGGTTTAGGTACAGTCGGCTCATTACTATTTGTAGGCAGTTTTTTAGGGCTTGTATTTTTAGCAGCTACCGGCAGTATTATTTACTTTAAAGTGCTAACAGAGGCAGAAGAAGATCAGGCGAAGTATGCAGTATTAAATAAAATCGGTGTGAATAGTAAGCAAATATTGAGGACTGTTGCGGGACAGGTTGCCGTTATATTTGGTGCTCCACTTGTGGTTGGTATTGTACACAGTGCTTTCGCGCTGCTAGCATTTTCACAATTATTTAATATGGATATAACGAAGCCTGTACTATTATGGATGATTGCTTATTCAGTAATTTACGGCTTGTATTATCTCTTTACTGTACGGTCGTTTTATAAAATTGTGAGACAGGGGAATTAA
- a CDS encoding YxeA family protein: MKKMFISIGALFILFVAGLSVLMTVDFNRLNKDTYYVHITADGKLEEYKADDGQILQTYWYELPAFKENGEEMTLKFSAQKNLRLDAYLKLYVKKENEVTSYDEIQFDDMPAKVQAQMK, encoded by the coding sequence ATGAAAAAGATGTTTATCAGTATTGGGGCATTGTTTATTTTGTTTGTGGCAGGTCTAAGTGTACTTATGACTGTAGACTTTAATCGTTTAAATAAAGATACTTACTATGTGCATATCACAGCGGATGGAAAATTGGAAGAATATAAGGCTGATGATGGACAAATACTCCAAACGTATTGGTATGAGCTACCAGCATTTAAAGAAAACGGAGAAGAGATGACATTGAAATTTTCTGCACAAAAAAATCTGCGTCTGGACGCTTATTTGAAGCTTTACGTGAAAAAAGAAAATGAAGTGACGTCTTATGATGAAATACAATTTGACGATATGCCAGCAAAAGTGCAGGCTCAAATGAAATAA